Proteins from one Oenanthe melanoleuca isolate GR-GAL-2019-014 chromosome 1, OMel1.0, whole genome shotgun sequence genomic window:
- the FAM131B gene encoding protein FAM131B isoform X2, with product MKDHVTKPTAMGQGRVAHMIEWQGWGKAQSQQQQHTHESARKDADAYSDLSDGEKEARFLAGVMEQFAISEATLMAWSSMDGEDVSVNSNQDNPAGNYSENYQELMESQEHMAQTQYDSWPHSYVSQGMYCLGSSDAWEASDQSLIASPATGSYLGQNFDESQTNLQESILLQSSFLQQQQLQQQQRQEQNFIQSTGLVHVWPLQTAQGGGGAESSTYMEDHIEDEGNPRLEKAPLLNKKPSPEEDDAVCRDLESLSPREEMEHAALSRKVSDVTSSGVQSFDEEEGETNN from the exons ATGAAGGACCACGTGACGAAGCCGACGGCCATGGGGCAGGGCCGCGTGGCGCACATGATCgagtggcagggctggggcaaggcccagagccagcagcagcagcacacgCATGAGAGCGCGCGCAAGGACGCCGACGCCTACTCGGACCTCAGCGACGGCGAGAAGGAGGCGCGCTTCCTCGCAG GGGTGATGGAGCAATTTGCTATTTCTGAAGCGACTCTCATGGCCTGGTCCTCCATGGATGGTGAGGATGTGAGTGTAAACTCAAATCAGGACAACCCAGCAGGCAACTACTCTGAGAACTAtcaggagctgatggagagcCAAG AGCACATGGCCCAGACGCAGTACGATAGCTGGCCCCATTCCTACGTCTCGCAGGGCATGTACTGCTTGGGCTCGTCCGACGCCTGGGAGGCCAGCGACCAGTCCCTCATCGCCTCCCCAGCCACCGGCTCCTACCTGGGCCAGAATTTCGATGAGTCCCAGACAAACCTTCAGGAGAGCATTTTGCTTCAGAGCAgctttctccagcagcagcagctgcagcagcagcagcggcaggaGCAGAACTTCATCCAGAGCACGGGGCTGGTCCACGTGTGGCCCCTGCAGACTGCTCAGGGTGGGGGTGGAGCTGAGTCCAGCACGTACATGGAGGACCACATTGAGGATGAAGGGAACCCACGGCTGGAGAAGGCTCCTCTCCTAAATAAGAAGCCCTCTCCAGAGGAGGATGATGCAGTGTGCCGGGACCTGGAATCTTTGTCTCCTCGAGAGGAGATGGAACATGCTGCACTGAGCCGCAAAGTCTCAGATGTCACCTCCTCTGGGGTGCAGTCCTTCGATGAGGAAGAGGGAGAAACAAACAACTGA